A window of Cellulomonas fimi contains these coding sequences:
- a CDS encoding ATP-binding protein gives MTADPATSERLAITSDGDVVRVRQAVRGLAQGARLSLVDQTKLVTAASELARNTLIYGGGGEALLSVETNGRRTGVRVEFRDDGPGIPDLDLAMTDGWTSGSGLGLGLSGARRLVEHFEIDTAPGRGTRVVIASWSR, from the coding sequence GTGACAGCCGACCCGGCGACGTCCGAGCGGCTCGCCATCACGTCCGACGGCGACGTCGTGCGCGTGCGGCAGGCCGTGCGCGGGCTCGCCCAGGGGGCGCGGCTGTCGCTCGTCGACCAGACGAAGCTCGTCACCGCGGCGAGCGAGCTCGCGCGCAACACGCTGATCTACGGCGGCGGGGGCGAGGCGCTGCTGTCCGTCGAGACGAACGGCCGTCGCACCGGCGTCCGCGTCGAGTTCCGCGACGACGGCCCCGGCATCCCGGACCTCGACCTCGCGATGACCGACGGCTGGACGAGCGGCAGCGGCCTCGGCCTCGGGCTCTCGGGTGCGCGGCGGCTCGTCGAGCACTTCGAGATCGACACCGCCCCGGGCCGTGGCACGCGCGTGGTGATCGCCTCGTGGTCGCGGTGA
- a CDS encoding SpoIIE family protein phosphatase: MSDATARVLVVDDTEAHRYVMASWLRRAGYQVTEAATGRDSLDAVAGHDAVVLDVNLPDMSGFDVCQVIKADTTTAVPVVHVSATSIDARARTSGLERGADAYLIEPLDRDEFLATVAGLCRSHAARRGITEHARRLADLTAAVVPLGAARSLDDLVAAAAQGAATVFGAAVVVVASASDGMATRVVSPGPGRAVVRGRLLAPAAEPEATSPYTWRVQDTPGVWREMLDRAGVAATGWHVTPLHDASGRHLGGFAVATPDGSLGPEDADLAQQLGEALTGAIGTLRSYAQEHHIALTLQRSMLPHSLPTPPGVRMAARYSASDAQLSVGGDFYDALELPDGKVAVVIGDVQGHSLRAATVMAQLRFALHAYLVEGHPPARALDLLNELLIRSHPELVTVCVAVVDLGDGSLDLVNAGHLPPLLVTADGARFVTGSSPLLGVRLPTERRTTTVPSSGPATLVLVTDGLLERRSGHMADSLARMAEVVTQAGTLDPGELCDVLLGQFDSAERSDDVAVLAVHLTGERNPTTEA, translated from the coding sequence GTGAGCGACGCGACCGCCCGCGTCCTGGTCGTCGACGACACCGAGGCGCACCGCTACGTCATGGCGAGCTGGCTGCGCCGCGCCGGCTACCAGGTGACCGAGGCCGCGACGGGCCGCGACTCGCTCGACGCGGTCGCCGGGCACGACGCGGTCGTGCTCGACGTGAACCTCCCCGACATGTCGGGGTTCGACGTCTGCCAGGTGATCAAGGCCGACACGACCACGGCGGTCCCTGTCGTGCACGTCTCCGCGACCAGCATCGACGCCCGCGCCCGCACCTCCGGCCTGGAGCGCGGCGCCGACGCCTACCTGATCGAGCCGCTGGACCGCGACGAGTTCCTCGCGACCGTGGCCGGCCTGTGCCGGTCGCACGCGGCACGGCGCGGCATCACCGAGCACGCGCGGCGGCTCGCCGACCTCACGGCCGCGGTCGTGCCCCTCGGTGCGGCGCGCTCGCTCGACGACCTCGTGGCCGCAGCGGCGCAGGGTGCGGCGACGGTCTTCGGCGCGGCGGTCGTGGTGGTCGCGTCGGCGTCCGACGGCATGGCGACGCGGGTCGTGAGCCCGGGACCGGGCCGGGCCGTCGTCCGCGGCCGGCTGCTCGCCCCGGCGGCCGAGCCCGAGGCGACGTCGCCCTACACCTGGAGGGTGCAGGACACCCCCGGCGTCTGGCGCGAGATGCTGGACCGCGCCGGCGTCGCGGCGACCGGGTGGCACGTCACGCCCCTGCACGACGCGTCGGGACGGCACCTCGGCGGGTTCGCGGTCGCGACGCCGGACGGGTCGCTCGGGCCGGAGGACGCGGACCTGGCCCAGCAGCTCGGCGAGGCGCTGACCGGCGCGATCGGCACGCTGCGGTCGTACGCGCAGGAGCACCACATCGCCCTGACGCTCCAGCGCTCGATGCTGCCGCACAGCCTCCCGACACCGCCGGGGGTCCGGATGGCGGCGCGGTACAGCGCGTCCGACGCGCAGCTCAGCGTCGGGGGTGACTTCTACGACGCGCTCGAGCTGCCCGACGGCAAGGTCGCGGTCGTGATCGGCGACGTGCAGGGCCACTCGTTGCGTGCCGCGACGGTCATGGCGCAGCTCCGGTTCGCGCTGCACGCGTACCTCGTCGAGGGCCACCCGCCCGCACGCGCGCTCGACCTGCTCAACGAGCTCCTCATCCGCAGCCACCCCGAGCTCGTGACGGTGTGCGTCGCGGTCGTCGACCTGGGCGACGGGAGCCTCGACCTCGTCAACGCGGGACACCTGCCGCCCCTGCTCGTGACCGCCGACGGCGCGCGGTTCGTGACGGGGTCGTCGCCCCTGCTCGGTGTCCGGCTGCCGACCGAGCGCCGGACGACGACGGTGCCGTCGTCCGGTCCGGCGACGCTCGTCCTCGTGACCGACGGCCTGCTGGAGCGCCGCTCGGGCCACATGGCCGACTCGCTCGCGCGCATGGCGGAGGTCGTGACGCAGGCCGGCACCCTCGACCCCGGCGAGCTGTGCGACGTGCTCCTCGGCCAGTTCGACTCCGCCGAGCGCAGCGACGACGTCGCGGTCCTCGCCGTGCACCTCACGGGCGAGCGGAACCCCACGACCGAGGCCTGA
- a CDS encoding GNAT family N-acetyltransferase, whose translation MAPWTVHRATAPATPDDAATWAVTGACRAHAAMHRELFGHADAAWQVPEVASLLRDRPYERSTLLVVTEDGAAPEAPAVVGAALVSVPTQDNPHLAVAETWVRPDARGRGVGRALLDATEAAGRAEDRRTLIVMSTHRAPAGDEATVAARSGTGAVPALDRAARLADARGYALEQVERFSTFAFPLGGERAAAVRRAYDDAARAAGDAYRLVAWTGPTPDEHLDEMAVLRTRMSTDVPTADLALDEEPWDAERVRAHDREVVEQGRVAAVVAAQHVPTGKLVAFTVVEWPPALPEAAYQQDTLVVAGHRGHRLGMLVKTAQLLRLEDLWPELRRLHTWNAQENDHMLAINVALGFAPTGVLGMWQRDLDGAPPVSAQG comes from the coding sequence ATGGCTCCCTGGACCGTGCACCGGGCGACGGCGCCCGCGACACCCGACGACGCCGCGACGTGGGCGGTGACCGGCGCGTGCCGGGCGCACGCGGCGATGCACCGCGAGCTGTTCGGCCACGCCGACGCCGCCTGGCAGGTGCCCGAGGTCGCGTCGCTGCTGCGCGACCGGCCGTACGAGCGCTCGACGCTGCTGGTCGTCACGGAGGACGGTGCCGCTCCCGAGGCCCCCGCGGTCGTCGGCGCCGCGCTCGTCAGCGTGCCGACGCAGGACAACCCGCACCTCGCGGTCGCCGAGACCTGGGTCCGGCCCGACGCGCGCGGTCGCGGGGTGGGCCGCGCGCTCCTCGACGCGACCGAGGCGGCCGGCCGTGCGGAGGACCGCCGGACGCTGATCGTCATGAGCACGCACCGCGCACCGGCGGGCGACGAGGCGACGGTGGCGGCGCGCAGCGGGACGGGCGCGGTGCCGGCGCTGGACCGAGCGGCGAGGCTCGCGGACGCGCGCGGGTACGCGCTGGAGCAGGTCGAGCGGTTCAGCACGTTCGCGTTCCCGCTGGGCGGTGAGCGCGCGGCGGCCGTCCGGCGGGCGTACGACGACGCGGCGCGCGCCGCCGGTGACGCGTACCGGCTCGTCGCGTGGACGGGTCCGACGCCCGACGAGCACCTCGACGAGATGGCGGTGCTGCGGACGCGGATGAGCACCGACGTGCCGACCGCGGACCTGGCGCTCGACGAGGAGCCGTGGGACGCCGAGCGCGTGCGCGCGCACGACCGCGAGGTCGTCGAGCAGGGGCGGGTCGCGGCCGTCGTCGCGGCGCAGCACGTGCCGACGGGCAAGCTCGTCGCGTTCACCGTCGTCGAGTGGCCGCCGGCGCTCCCCGAGGCGGCCTACCAGCAGGACACGCTCGTGGTCGCGGGGCACCGTGGGCACCGCCTGGGGATGCTCGTGAAGACCGCGCAGCTGTTGCGGCTCGAGGACCTGTGGCCGGAGCTGCGGCGACTGCACACGTGGAACGCGCAGGAGAACGACCACATGCTCGCGATCAACGTCGCGCTCGGCTTCGCCCCGACGGGGGTGCTGGGGATGTGGCAGCGGGACCTCGACGGTGCGCCGCCGGTGTCCGCGCAGGGGTGA
- a CDS encoding alpha-amylase, with the protein MTHPTSRRARALALVALAATPLAACGPGAPPAPERTDVGVQLFQWSWDAIAAECTDVLGPAGYGWVLTSPPQEHVRGTPWWTSYQPVSHRIDSRLGTRDEFAAMVGACHDAGVEVWADAVLNHMTGQDEPGTGWAGTPYTHDSAGPFGPADFHRCGLTPTDDVQDYQDVAQVQTCELVNLADLDTGSPRVRALLTAYLEDLLSLGVDGFRVDAAKHMAPQDVAAILDPLPDGTGVVQEVIRGAGEPISPEEYLGNGPVLEFAYADGLAGALGGGSPSVALDLGSGPGFVPSADAVVFVANHDTERNGSTLSAADGAPYALAHVLMLAGAYGTPVVHSGYAFTDRDAGPLQDADGRVLDARCGPAPGPDVTRVDGDWVCQHRWPQVEAMVRWRAVVGDAPVVDVWSRGDAVAVGRGDRGLVVVNAGDEPLTTVLVTRLPDGDYCDVLTDTPDDCAATRVEDGRVSVDVPAQTARAWHVGRTG; encoded by the coding sequence ATGACGCACCCGACCTCCCGGCGCGCCCGCGCGCTGGCCCTGGTCGCCCTCGCCGCGACCCCGCTCGCCGCGTGCGGCCCGGGCGCCCCGCCGGCCCCCGAGCGCACCGACGTCGGCGTCCAGCTCTTCCAGTGGTCGTGGGACGCGATCGCCGCCGAGTGCACCGACGTGCTCGGCCCCGCCGGGTACGGGTGGGTGCTGACGTCGCCGCCGCAGGAGCACGTCCGCGGGACGCCGTGGTGGACGTCCTACCAGCCCGTGAGCCACCGCATCGACTCCCGGCTCGGCACGCGGGACGAGTTCGCGGCGATGGTCGGCGCGTGCCACGACGCGGGCGTCGAGGTCTGGGCGGACGCCGTCCTCAACCACATGACCGGCCAGGACGAGCCCGGCACGGGCTGGGCGGGCACGCCGTACACGCACGACTCCGCCGGTCCGTTCGGCCCGGCCGACTTCCACCGGTGCGGCCTCACCCCGACCGACGACGTGCAGGACTACCAGGACGTCGCGCAGGTGCAGACGTGCGAGCTCGTCAACCTCGCCGACCTCGACACCGGCTCGCCGCGCGTGCGCGCCCTGCTCACGGCCTACCTCGAGGACCTGCTGTCGCTCGGCGTCGACGGCTTCCGGGTCGACGCCGCCAAGCACATGGCGCCGCAGGACGTCGCCGCGATCCTCGACCCGCTCCCCGACGGGACGGGCGTCGTGCAGGAGGTCATCCGCGGCGCGGGCGAGCCGATCAGCCCCGAGGAGTACCTCGGCAACGGCCCCGTCCTCGAGTTCGCGTACGCCGACGGCCTCGCGGGCGCGCTCGGCGGCGGGTCGCCGTCCGTCGCGCTCGACCTCGGCTCGGGCCCGGGCTTCGTGCCGTCCGCCGACGCGGTCGTCTTCGTCGCCAACCACGACACCGAGCGCAACGGGTCGACGCTCTCGGCGGCCGACGGCGCGCCGTACGCGCTCGCGCACGTGCTCATGCTCGCCGGCGCCTACGGCACGCCCGTCGTGCACTCGGGCTACGCCTTCACCGACCGGGACGCCGGCCCCCTCCAGGACGCCGACGGGCGCGTGCTCGACGCGAGATGCGGTCCCGCGCCCGGTCCGGACGTCACGCGCGTCGACGGCGACTGGGTCTGCCAGCACCGCTGGCCGCAGGTCGAGGCGATGGTCCGGTGGCGCGCCGTCGTCGGCGACGCACCCGTGGTCGACGTCTGGTCGCGCGGCGACGCGGTCGCCGTCGGACGCGGCGACCGCGGGCTCGTCGTCGTCAACGCGGGCGACGAGCCGCTGACGACGGTGCTGGTCACGCGCCTGCCCGACGGCGACTACTGTGACGTGCTGACGGACACCCCCGACGACTGCGCGGCGACGCGTGTCGAGGACGGGCGGGTGTCCGTCGACGTCCCGGCGCAGACCGCGCGGGCCTGGCACGTCGGCCGCACCGGCTGA
- a CDS encoding ATP-binding protein, whose translation MTPGSAVRRLGAVDLLTDGDVVLLRQVGREAAGLLGLDGQDQVRLATALSEVGREVAGGADGRAVLEVDVAAGAPELVVRVLGRPAPAGGGRADVAGVAAAQRLVDRVDVVTEPDGTRVVVLRKALADARSLSPARLDAVRAALSRPRSADALDELRVQNTELVRALEALAAREQDLVRANEELEETNRGVLAMYTQLSDELEETNSGVVALYAELDERGRQLAAANDAKTRFLRSVSHELRAPVNSILGLASLLAEGVLDADQRIQVGYLDSSARALLGMVNELLDLARAESGRQHVRRVRVDLGALLGDLEGTVRPLLRPGVALRVDVPAGVDLHTDAELLGRVLRNLLTNAAKFTDAGTVDVRVTVPEQGVVAVAVRDTGLGIPSEHLDTVFEEFFQVPNRLQPSAKGTGLGLPYARRVAEALGGSLRVESVLGEGSTFTLTLERTAPPSLGRVLVVDDDDAARAVVRGLLASSAAEVVEARDGAEALDVLAAGSADVVLMDVRMPGVDGVAALHAIRADDRWSALPVVLMSTLDEPPVTGVPFVAKTALDADGLTDVLRGATGEAP comes from the coding sequence GTGACGCCCGGGTCGGCGGTGCGCCGCCTCGGCGCGGTCGACCTGCTCACGGACGGCGACGTCGTCCTGCTCCGCCAGGTCGGCCGGGAGGCCGCGGGACTGCTGGGTCTCGACGGTCAGGACCAGGTACGCCTGGCCACGGCGCTGTCGGAGGTCGGGCGCGAGGTGGCCGGCGGTGCGGACGGGCGTGCGGTGCTGGAGGTCGACGTCGCCGCGGGCGCGCCCGAGCTCGTCGTGCGGGTCCTCGGCCGGCCGGCGCCCGCCGGTGGCGGTCGCGCCGACGTCGCGGGCGTGGCCGCGGCGCAGCGGCTCGTCGACCGGGTGGACGTCGTGACCGAGCCCGACGGCACGCGCGTGGTCGTGCTGCGCAAGGCGCTGGCCGACGCCCGGTCGCTCTCGCCCGCCCGGCTCGACGCGGTCCGCGCGGCGCTGTCCCGTCCGCGGTCCGCGGACGCGCTCGACGAGCTGCGCGTGCAGAACACGGAGCTCGTCCGGGCGCTGGAGGCGCTCGCGGCCCGCGAGCAGGACCTCGTGCGCGCCAACGAGGAGCTCGAGGAGACCAACCGCGGTGTCCTCGCGATGTACACGCAGCTCTCCGACGAGCTCGAGGAGACGAACAGCGGCGTCGTCGCGCTCTACGCGGAGCTCGACGAGCGGGGCCGGCAGCTCGCGGCCGCGAACGACGCGAAGACGCGCTTCCTGCGCAGCGTGAGCCACGAGCTGCGCGCGCCCGTGAACTCGATCCTCGGCCTCGCGTCCCTGCTCGCCGAGGGCGTGCTGGACGCGGACCAGCGCATCCAGGTCGGCTACCTCGACTCGAGCGCGCGGGCCCTGCTCGGCATGGTCAACGAGCTGCTCGACCTCGCGCGGGCCGAGTCCGGACGCCAGCACGTCCGCCGGGTGCGCGTCGACCTGGGGGCGCTGCTCGGCGACCTCGAGGGCACGGTGCGCCCGCTGCTGCGGCCGGGCGTCGCGCTGCGCGTGGACGTCCCGGCGGGTGTCGACCTGCACACGGACGCCGAGCTGCTCGGCCGGGTGCTGCGCAACCTGCTGACCAACGCCGCGAAGTTCACCGACGCCGGCACGGTCGACGTCCGTGTCACGGTGCCCGAGCAGGGCGTCGTCGCGGTCGCCGTGCGGGACACCGGCCTCGGGATCCCCTCGGAGCACCTCGACACGGTGTTCGAGGAGTTCTTCCAGGTGCCGAACCGCCTGCAGCCGTCCGCGAAGGGCACGGGTCTCGGGCTCCCGTACGCGCGGCGGGTCGCCGAGGCGCTGGGCGGGTCGCTGCGCGTCGAGAGCGTGCTGGGGGAGGGCAGCACGTTCACGCTGACGCTCGAGCGGACCGCGCCGCCGTCGCTCGGGCGTGTGCTGGTCGTCGACGACGACGACGCGGCGCGCGCCGTCGTGCGTGGGCTGCTCGCGTCGTCCGCGGCGGAGGTCGTCGAGGCGCGCGACGGCGCCGAGGCGCTCGACGTGCTCGCTGCCGGCTCCGCCGACGTGGTGCTCATGGACGTGCGCATGCCCGGCGTCGACGGGGTCGCCGCGCTGCACGCCATCCGCGCGGACGACCGCTGGTCGGCGCTGCCCGTCGTCCTCATGTCGACGCTCGACGAGCCGCCCGTGACGGGGGTGCCGTTCGTCGCCAAGACCGCGCTCGACGCGGACGGCCTCACGGACGTGCTCCGCGGTGCGACGGGGGAGGCGCCGTGA
- a CDS encoding STAS domain-containing protein, translating to MDNVPILKLGSTLLVSIQVDLQDQSALQLQEDLAERITQTGARGVLIDISGLEIVDSFIGRMLSSIAGISRVLDATTVVVGMRPAVAITMVELGLSFDGVRTALDVEKGLRLLQPADEDAPESLLLALAPDEPA from the coding sequence ATGGACAACGTCCCGATCCTCAAGCTCGGTTCGACGCTGCTCGTCTCCATCCAGGTCGACCTGCAGGACCAGTCCGCGCTGCAGCTGCAGGAGGACCTCGCCGAGCGGATCACGCAGACCGGTGCGCGCGGCGTCCTCATCGACATCTCCGGGCTGGAGATCGTCGACAGCTTCATCGGACGGATGCTCTCGTCGATCGCGGGCATCTCGCGCGTGCTGGACGCCACGACGGTCGTCGTGGGCATGCGGCCGGCGGTCGCGATCACGATGGTCGAGCTCGGGCTGTCGTTCGACGGTGTGCGGACCGCGCTCGACGTCGAGAAGGGCCTGCGCCTCCTGCAGCCCGCGGACGAGGACGCCCCCGAGTCGCTGCTCCTCGCGCTCGCGCCCGACGAGCCCGCGTGA
- a CDS encoding carbohydrate kinase family protein, whose translation MPRVLVTGPASWNTTIRLPALPEPRSATVFASAAHDGLGGTSAGKALTLAALGLDVSLRTVLGDDEHAARVRAALDRPRVTLHAEHAADGRTERHVNVLADDGSRLSVYLALPSPDRPVEPIPHDVRALLDGAAAAVVDLADHSRPVLAAARAAGVPVWCDVHDDDGTAGYARPFADAADVLLVSADRLDDPAAYLDQAVRGGARLAVCTAGPRGAVARDADGWWDVPVAPVDRVVDTDGAGDAFLAGLLHGVLDGLPHPDALARASACGALAVGSPGVGATSATPDAVAALAARVDVRAR comes from the coding sequence GTGCCGCGCGTCCTCGTCACCGGTCCTGCCTCGTGGAACACCACGATCCGCCTGCCCGCACTCCCCGAGCCCCGCAGCGCGACGGTCTTCGCGTCGGCCGCCCACGACGGGCTCGGCGGGACCTCGGCCGGCAAGGCGCTCACGCTCGCCGCGCTCGGCCTCGACGTCTCGCTGCGCACGGTCCTCGGCGACGACGAGCACGCCGCCCGCGTCCGCGCCGCGCTCGACCGCCCGCGCGTCACCCTGCACGCCGAGCACGCCGCCGACGGCCGCACCGAGCGGCACGTCAACGTCCTCGCCGACGACGGCTCACGCCTGTCCGTGTACCTCGCGCTGCCGTCCCCCGACCGGCCCGTCGAGCCGATCCCCCACGACGTCCGCGCCCTGCTCGACGGCGCCGCCGCGGCCGTCGTCGACCTCGCCGACCACAGCCGGCCGGTGCTCGCCGCGGCCCGCGCGGCCGGCGTCCCCGTCTGGTGCGACGTGCACGACGACGACGGCACCGCCGGCTACGCCCGCCCGTTCGCCGACGCGGCCGACGTGCTGCTCGTCAGTGCCGACCGCCTCGACGACCCCGCCGCCTACCTCGACCAGGCCGTCCGCGGCGGCGCCCGGCTCGCGGTCTGCACGGCCGGACCGCGCGGCGCGGTGGCGCGCGACGCCGACGGGTGGTGGGACGTGCCCGTCGCACCCGTCGACCGCGTCGTGGACACCGACGGCGCGGGCGACGCGTTCCTCGCCGGACTGCTGCACGGCGTTCTCGACGGCCTGCCGCACCCCGACGCCCTCGCGCGCGCGTCCGCGTGCGGCGCGCTCGCCGTCGGGTCGCCCGGCGTCGGCGCGACCTCGGCGACGCCCGACGCGGTCGCGGCGCTGGCCGCACGCGTCGACGTGCGCGCGCGCTGA
- the dusB gene encoding tRNA dihydrouridine synthase DusB, with protein MTTTTPAAPARLRAGAVLPPLRIGPITVDTPVVLAPMAGVTNAAFRRLCRESGAGLYVAEMVTSRALVERSPESFRIISFEPDEVPRSVQVYGVDPATVSAAVRMLVEEDLADHVDLNFGCPVPKVTRRGGGAVLPWKRDLFSAIVHAAVDAARPAGVPVTVKMRKGIDADHLTYVEAGLTAQDAGVAAVSLHGRTAADYYSGTADWDAIATLKAAVTDIPVLGNGDIWSAEDALAMVAHTGCDGVVVGRGCQGRPWLFADLAAAFAGSDERIRPGLGQVAHVVRRHAELMVEHFGDEGKALREMRKHMAWYFKGYVVGGEARAGLGLVTSMADLDDKLAALDLDQPYPGEAAEGQRGRAGSPKRPILPYGWLDSRELSEDFRRDLHEAELSVSGG; from the coding sequence ATGACCACGACGACACCCGCGGCTCCCGCGCGCCTCCGCGCCGGCGCGGTGCTGCCGCCGCTGCGCATCGGGCCGATCACCGTCGACACCCCCGTGGTGCTGGCCCCGATGGCCGGCGTGACGAACGCCGCGTTCCGGCGGCTGTGCCGCGAGTCCGGCGCGGGCCTGTACGTCGCCGAGATGGTGACGAGCCGCGCGCTGGTCGAGCGCAGTCCGGAGTCGTTCCGGATCATCTCGTTCGAGCCCGACGAGGTGCCGCGGTCCGTGCAGGTCTACGGCGTCGACCCGGCGACCGTCTCCGCGGCGGTCCGGATGCTCGTCGAGGAGGACCTGGCCGACCACGTCGACCTCAACTTCGGCTGCCCCGTGCCCAAGGTGACGCGGCGCGGCGGGGGAGCGGTGCTGCCCTGGAAGCGGGACCTGTTCTCGGCGATCGTGCACGCCGCCGTCGACGCCGCGCGCCCCGCGGGCGTGCCGGTCACGGTGAAGATGCGCAAGGGCATCGACGCCGACCACCTGACCTACGTCGAGGCGGGGCTGACCGCACAGGACGCGGGCGTCGCCGCGGTCTCGCTGCACGGCCGCACCGCCGCCGACTATTACTCCGGCACGGCCGACTGGGACGCGATCGCGACGCTCAAGGCGGCCGTGACCGACATCCCGGTGCTCGGCAACGGCGACATCTGGTCCGCGGAGGACGCGCTCGCGATGGTCGCGCACACCGGCTGCGACGGGGTCGTCGTCGGGCGGGGCTGCCAGGGCCGGCCGTGGCTGTTCGCGGACCTCGCGGCGGCGTTCGCGGGGTCCGACGAGCGCATCCGGCCCGGGCTGGGCCAGGTCGCGCACGTGGTCCGGCGGCACGCGGAGCTCATGGTCGAGCACTTCGGCGACGAGGGCAAGGCGCTGCGCGAGATGCGCAAGCACATGGCCTGGTACTTCAAGGGCTACGTCGTCGGCGGCGAGGCGCGCGCCGGGCTGGGGCTGGTCACGTCGATGGCCGACCTCGACGACAAGCTCGCCGCCCTGGACCTCGACCAGCCGTACCCGGGCGAGGCCGCCGAGGGGCAGCGCGGGCGCGCCGGGTCGCCGAAGCGCCCGATCCTGCCGTACGGGTGGCTCGACTCGCGCGAGCTGTCGGAGGACTTCCGTCGCGACCTGCACGAGGCCGAGCTCAGCGTCTCAGGCGGCTGA
- a CDS encoding ATP-binding protein, producing the protein MVAVSADGTVEDVAWVTVDHVSATGTARRAAAALARRVGMAEQRAGEVALVVAELTANQINHAGSGSLLLRVRHATAGPVVEAVAVDSGPGMVNVAASLTDGVSSTGTLGIGLGTLSRLASSWDIWSRPGSGTVIAAAFADEGAEPPGVPAAVGLTRPMTGQDVCGDAYAIRNDDGVLTVMLADGLGHGPLAAAASNEAVRAFRGAAPGGPLALLTTVHRALSGTRGAAVAVARLDVGEVRYAGVGNIAGVVLDGAARRGMISHPGIAGAQARTLRETVYPLAPGAVVVLHSDGVTDRHDLGTYPGLLARSSLVTASVLLRDFGVRRDDASVVVARAAGAVPA; encoded by the coding sequence GTGGTCGCGGTGAGCGCGGACGGCACCGTCGAGGACGTCGCCTGGGTCACCGTCGACCACGTGAGCGCGACGGGGACCGCGCGACGCGCCGCCGCGGCGCTCGCCCGGCGCGTCGGGATGGCCGAGCAGCGTGCCGGCGAGGTCGCGCTCGTCGTCGCGGAGCTGACCGCGAACCAGATCAACCACGCCGGCTCGGGGTCGCTGCTGCTGCGGGTGCGGCACGCCACCGCCGGGCCGGTCGTCGAGGCCGTCGCCGTCGACTCCGGCCCGGGCATGGTGAACGTCGCCGCGTCACTCACCGACGGCGTGTCGTCGACGGGGACGCTCGGCATCGGGCTCGGCACGCTCTCACGGCTCGCGTCGTCGTGGGACATCTGGTCCCGACCGGGCTCGGGGACCGTCATCGCGGCGGCCTTCGCCGACGAGGGCGCCGAGCCGCCCGGCGTGCCCGCGGCCGTCGGGTTGACCCGCCCGATGACCGGCCAGGACGTGTGCGGGGACGCGTACGCCATCCGCAACGACGACGGCGTCCTCACCGTCATGCTCGCCGACGGGCTCGGGCACGGACCGCTCGCGGCCGCCGCGAGCAACGAGGCCGTCCGGGCGTTCCGTGGGGCGGCACCCGGCGGACCGCTCGCACTGCTCACGACCGTGCACCGCGCGCTGTCCGGCACGCGGGGCGCGGCCGTCGCCGTCGCCCGGCTCGACGTCGGCGAGGTCCGGTACGCCGGGGTCGGGAACATCGCCGGGGTCGTCCTCGACGGCGCCGCGCGGCGCGGCATGATCAGCCACCCCGGGATCGCCGGCGCCCAGGCCCGGACGCTCCGGGAGACCGTCTACCCGCTGGCTCCCGGCGCCGTGGTCGTCCTGCACAGCGACGGCGTGACGGACCGCCACGACCTCGGCACGTACCCGGGCCTGCTCGCCCGGTCGTCGCTGGTCACGGCGTCGGTCCTGCTCCGCGACTTCGGCGTGCGACGCGACGACGCGAGCGTGGTGGTCGCGCGCGCCGCCGGGGCGGTGCCCGCGTGA
- a CDS encoding STAS domain-containing protein, which translates to MPAADAARLAAILQDRRSEIGTAWLDRVVTELQGRITRAEAEREQSEIFDALVDGLLAGGETIQHPAFDSLRSVLSELSAARARLGFTPRETAVGVFALKEGLYAVAGTGDAERVDDVTGLLRLVDDLGLFTFESFAAAREAIISEQAEQLLELSTPVVKLWEGIVAVPLVGTLDSARTQVVMEKLLQTLVDTGSEHAIIDITGVPAVDTQVAQHLLKTVVAARLMGAECTISGIRPQIAQTIVALGIEFGDIRTKATLADALVAALRANGAARTATAGATGA; encoded by the coding sequence ATGCCCGCAGCCGACGCCGCCCGCCTCGCCGCGATCCTCCAGGACCGGCGCTCCGAGATCGGGACGGCCTGGCTCGACCGCGTCGTCACCGAGCTGCAGGGACGCATCACACGCGCCGAGGCCGAGCGCGAGCAGTCGGAGATCTTCGACGCGCTCGTCGACGGCCTGCTCGCGGGCGGCGAGACCATCCAGCACCCGGCGTTCGACTCGCTGCGCAGCGTGCTGAGCGAGCTGTCGGCGGCCCGCGCGCGTCTCGGCTTCACGCCGCGCGAGACGGCGGTCGGCGTGTTCGCCCTCAAGGAGGGGCTCTACGCGGTCGCGGGCACGGGCGACGCCGAGCGCGTCGACGACGTGACCGGCCTGCTGCGCCTCGTCGACGACCTGGGACTGTTCACGTTCGAGTCGTTCGCCGCCGCGCGCGAGGCCATCATCAGCGAGCAGGCCGAGCAGCTCCTCGAGCTGTCGACGCCCGTCGTGAAGCTGTGGGAGGGCATCGTCGCGGTCCCGCTCGTCGGCACGCTGGACTCCGCGCGCACGCAGGTCGTCATGGAGAAGCTGCTCCAGACGCTCGTCGACACCGGCTCGGAGCACGCGATCATCGACATCACCGGCGTTCCCGCGGTCGACACGCAGGTCGCGCAGCACCTCCTCAAGACGGTCGTCGCGGCACGCCTCATGGGCGCGGAGTGCACGATCAGCGGCATCCGCCCGCAGATCGCGCAGACGATCGTCGCGCTCGGCATCGAGTTCGGCGACATCCGCACCAAGGCGACCCTCGCCGACGCGCTCGTCGCCGCGCTCCGTGCGAACGGGGCCGCGCGCACGGCGACCGCCGGGGCGACGGGCGCCTGA